GAAGGGAAAGTAGTAATCAAATGGGTCGTAGACAAGAAAACGATGGTAGATCGACTTCTGCAGGCACTGGGTGTCGTAGCAGGTAGGGACCAGCGGACAGGCGTCCCCTGAGGTCAAACACTCTTCAATCCTGACGGACTGAACGATGCTCTTGAAGAAAATGTCGACATTGTTGACGATAATCCTCCATATGCCTCTTACGTTGACTGCCCTCAAGGGTTTCACGTATTTTGTGTCCGAAGGACACAAGTAAGTTTCCTCCTCCAGTGTCCCTGGTCTGTCAACCGAGTTCCCGGTAGTTACGTCCACGTCCTGGTAGAGAGCTAGGACTCCATTCCTATGAAACGTAGCGGCTTGCTTGATTTCGGATGTCGGGTAATCAGCGTCTTCGAGGCACCACGATTTTGTTGTGTTTTTTGCGCAAGCTGGGGTGCCAATTCTGTGCTTCTGGGCGTTCTTGAAGGCAGTTGGGTAGTATGAATATACCGAGGGGTGTCTCCACGGTGTCAGAGTAGGGATGGTTACTGCCTCAGGACTGGCATCTGGCTCATCAGATGCCAAAACTTTTGCAATAACAAAGATCTGAGGGATAAAAGCAAATCATTACCTGATGGAGATTGCAATAGTAAAATGCATGGCATTTTTTATCTTATGTCTTAATGAATGTAAGACAAATTATTTTGTTGAATACTAAGGAAAATATTACAGCATTCTTttggaaaattatttgaaatatatatcaatagcaagtatatatatatattttttttggggggggggattttaaacGGATTTGTTTATGGACATCAATTTATACTTGTCTCAGAAAGTTACAACCTTTTAATATCATAGTTCATACTGTAATTCGCTACTTTGTCACTccctttttatataaagaaaaccgTTCACGAATATCATTAATATTTGCAGAATTAATCACATCATACTGTAATACAAAATAATTTAATGTATTGATTTCAAACTATCTGTCAATATCGAAAGGATTAAGGCATATGACCTTAAACGAAGTACAAGAGTAAGGAAAGAATGTAATGCTCTACATGAAAATGAAAATGACTgactttaaaaacaaaagtataaaAATCCATTACTCATTAACATTCACTATCACAAAGTCTGTTACTTCTCATTATCCCATCTTTTCTCATTTTTGTACCTACGAAAATTTTGGTAAATCCTTCTCCAAACGCTATAATTTTCCCTCATAATCTGCGACCGTGATTTTATACATCCTACGACGtacacacataattacacattcAATTATAAATCTGGTAAATTATCAAAGCGTAACCAAGTAACCAATTAAATTGCCTAAAAAAGCAATATAAGTTAAgcctttatagtttttttattgtttagggGCTAAGGAAATATGTTGCTTTTTTTAACGCTGGTGGTTGAGGAATTGGAGGTTAAATTTTTCATTATAAGGATAATTTTCGGTTTAATTACCCTTAATACCACCAAATTGCTTAAGCTCGTTAATAAGCTTCAAAGCCCTTTTTTCATGTTTCATAAGCGTTATAGAAATCCcagtttgttgtatatatatatatatatatatatatatatatatatatatatatacacatatatatacatatatatatacatatatatgtatatacatctatatatacagtatatatatatatatatatatatatatatatatatatatatatatatatatatatatatatatatatatatatatatatgtatgtatgtatgtatatatgtgtatatatatatatatatatatatatatatatatatatatatatatatatgtatgtatatatatatatgtatatataaatatgtatatatatgaatatatttatatacaaatataattatatatatatatatatatatatatatatactatatatatatatatacagcatatatatatatatatatatatatatatatatatatatatatatatatatatatatatatatatatatatatatatataaagaaaattgtcAATGATAATTTTGTTTCTTTTCCGTGAGCAGATTCGATTGAAACTTTTTAACTTAAACAGGCCATAATAACTATCCTTTTCAATTTTAGCATAATcctgctaacatatatatataaaaaaaagataaataaataaataaacgcgggTCCTTTTATAACCTTCTAAGCGGAGGTAAATGTTGATAAAGTAGGCCACATACGgagcacaaacaaacatacacacacacacacacacacacacacatgcaaataaaCACACAagtaggggtgaaaacataacctctttccaacttcgttggcggagataattataAGGTCACATCTTTGAAAGTATGTAGTAaaaggtgatggtaggagactgggTGAAGAATAACGAacaatagaaatattgataatggATAACAAAGAAAGGACCGTTTAGATAAAGGTTATTTTGTTAGCATGTGTTTTGAGAGATGTTGTGGCAGTGAAGTGAAAAGGCGTTTGTGTCATAGCAATGTGATATTTAATACAAAATTGCATCTTTTTTTATGGAGATTATATTCCTTATTGCCtaaaactttttttcatttaagaTGATCTAATAAGTAAATAGATAGTTTAAAGGCATCAGAAGCAAgaattttttatagcttatattatGTTTGAGAAAATAGCCTACCTTTGGTCTGATAGTATAAACTATTGAAATGTTGGTTATATAGATAAAAACGCCAATTTGAATAAGGTTTAAAAATAACGTGCTTTTTAACTTCAATTTAACCTCAGTGATTATTCTAATTTCTGTGTTACACTTCTATTACAGAAAATTAACACCGCTACTGTTACCACTTATTGACAAATATCTATCTTAGAATAATTCCTTGATGGTAATTATAAAATAAGTAATTGAATTatctaaaaaaacacacacacaaatcaatTTATACAGTAAACTACAAAATCTTGAGTATTTTctatcatacactgttaaaaaaaactagtttcaataggtaattttccataaaaatatactgttctcagccgtatttcagtaaaatacaggcggctgtaatttttaccctacttttttattatcttttacgggttggtggccgtaatatccctcaatatatcaatatatccgtttttgaaatgataaaagcctggcaacatttattccagcatttttacaGATTTTTActacaaattttcaacagtgtatataACCTGTACATACTGTTTTCcagggaaaagaaaaaatatattacaaagtatATTCCACATCGATTAAACCCAAGCAAAAATCATAGGAATATTTCAAATTTCGAAATAAACTAACCATTTAAATCATTAATTATCTCTTTGGATATGCTTTATATAACACATTAAAAATTCTCTATAAAATGCAACACTCCATATTAAGGATACTTCCTCATTGATTcaacataatataaataataaaaaataaaaaatattaatatgaaccTTACCAGAAATATCTTCCCCATCTTCCTCCAACTGCCTTTTCGAATCCAACTAATGGCTTCCCTAAGGAACTAAAGACTTTTATATCAAAGCCATAGTGGCTACTATGCTGTGTTGCCATATCAACGTGATAAAACATTCAATGAAAAACTCAGTTTCTCAGGgacgtatatgaaatattttagtcaTATCGTTACCTTCCTTAAACGtcagatttttttccttttacatcattaaaatattttccttgcGGTATAATTTTTCAGACGAGGGAAATTAAAGAAGAGGATATTAGGAATTTTATTATAGCTTGAAATAGCTataaaatgaacaatatgtgacttatgagtcagctttttttttttatatcattgaaaGGTTTTCCTTATGGTAGGCTTTTTTCAGACGAGGGAAATTAAAGAAGAGAATGTTAGGAATTCTATGAGAGCTTGAAATAGCTATAAAATCGACAAAATGTGACAAATAtgtcagctgttttttttttctttaacatcattGAAATACCTTTCTTGCGGTAGTAAACTTCTTCAGatgaaggaaatgaaagaaattaatattaGGAATTTGCTtatctaaaaaaattaaaatcccgagttttaatgataaaattatcatatatatatatatatatatatatatatatatatatatatatatatatatatatatatacatatgtatatatatatatatatatatatacatatgtatatacatatacatatatatgtatatatatatatatatatacatatacatatatatgtatatatatatatatatatatatatatatatatatatatatatatatatatatatatatatatatgtagataaatacatacatatatatatatatatatatatatatatatatatatatatatatatatatatatatatatatataacaaatatacatatatatatatgtagagagagagagagagagagagagagagagagagagagagagagagaagagagagagagagagagagaggagagcttgAAATAGCTATGAAATTTCATATTCAAGAAGGACCTTCCTTTTATTATTGctgatttttttatctctcttttctgACACCTTGTCAACGCTATATGAGGCGCACCGGATGCGTCTTGTCCGAATGCCTTTGTTTATGGCTTAGGTTTCCTAACATTGGCTTATTTTAGATCTACGAATGTGAAGCTTCTCTGTTTTGTTAGTAAACTAATACTAAATATATGAATCACTAAAATTTAAATGCTCTTCGcgatccccaagagagattagttcaccaaactatcaactgggctaaacaaggccctagaggagttggaaggcccagggttacatggctgaggtctgaagcgtgaagtaaaagataatgaatggtgaagtattgatctaaaagctcaagacagagacgactggagaaatcaaacagaggccctttacgtcaataggcgtaggaggtgatgatgatgatgaaaatctaAATGACTTGAAATGAAGATTTAGAGACATTTCATTATGCcaagcatacagagagagagagagagagagagagagagagagagagagagagagagagagagagagagagttatgtatctAAGCATTTTGTTCGGAATGTACTTGAGATTATTTAAGAAATACCTTTCGGTTTTACCGCAaagaaaaaaggtaattttttcccTGATTCTTCAAAGTgtgattttaagaaaaattatcatatttctttGCATGCAACATAGGCTGTGATTGGCTGACGAAGATTATTTATCCTTTACACTGAAGATGATACACCGGATAGGAAGTAATTGCTACTGTCCATCCCTGACCTTCATAACATCATAAAGTTACACCATATGCTCATGATTCTCCTCAATTAAAAACATTTAACACAAGACCAGAGTAGCAAAATAACCTTCAATATTAGTGAGAATTAAGGAAAACCTTAATATCCAACCCCCTTTCCCCCGCCACAACAGAATTGATAATTATTCAAGATTAACGAGATCACCAGGACACACAAGCAATTGTGGTTATGATTATATGCAGCCGAAAaggtaccaatctctctctctctctctcgtctcctctcgtCTCTCGtcatctctctcgtctctctctcagctctctctctctcgctctctcactctctctctctctctctctctctaaataataaataaataaataaataaataaataaataaataaataaacgattaatatatatatatattatatatatatatatatatatatatatatatatatatatatatacgtatatatgtatatataagtatatacacacatatatatatatatatatataatatatatatatatatatatatatatatatatatatatatatatatatattatatatatactcatacatacatatatatatgtatattatatatatatatatatatatatatatatatatatatatatatatatatatatatatatttacataaataaatgaatatatgaatatatgtatatatatatatatatatatatatatatatatatatatatatatatatatatatgtatatatatgtatatatatgcatatatatatataaatatatatatgtatatatatacatacatgtatatatataaacacgtaagtatatatatatatatataatatatatatatatatatatatatatatatatatgcattgtatatttgtatatacatatatatatatatatatatatatatatatattatatatatatatatatatatataaacacatgtgtatatatacatatatatacatatatgtatatatatatttatatatatatatatatatatatatatatatatatatatatatttatatatatatatatgtatatatatatatatatatatatatatatatatatatatatatatatatatttatatataaatatatatatatatatatatacatgtatatatatatgtatatatatacatatatatatatatacatatatatatatatatatatatatatatatatatatatatatatatatatatatatatatatatatacatatatatatatgagtgtgtgtacgaTCGAGTTCAATAACTTAGTCTCTCCTTCCTATCGAAAAAGGAATATTTGAAACTTAGCTCTTTAAATAAAACTACATTATTATTCCAATAAAAGCTACAAAACCCCAAAACATTAGAAAATTAAAACTAGGTTTCATTAGAGTCCTATGGTAAAATTAATGCCAAAACATCTCGCTTTCCATCAGTGTGACCCTGCGTCACGATCCATTGCCAATCACATAAGAAATGCTGTCTCttgagaaaatatgaaaatgtgaTTTCTCTAAACACTTCAGTGACTGTTACCTGGAGGATTTTGTcgtaataaaaactttattttaaacttttttttctatctgaaAACTTTGGACGTAAGAGAGTATCATTAACTTACAGGCAAGAaggtttttaaaaagttttaacatGACCGTTGTAATGATTTAAATATATTCTACATGGCTTTTATAAGAATACTTATGACTAAGAGAGTATCATCAACTAACAGGCAAGAGAGTTTTAAAAAGTTTTAACATGACTGTTGTAATAATTTAGAACTGTTTAACATGGCTTTAGTGTATTTTATTGGTGTAGATGTTCAACATTTTTAATGGAATTTGTGTTCCATATTTTAAACATTTCAACTTTTAGATAAACTAAATGCAGAATACCCTATTGGTTAGACTTACTCATTCGTTAACATAAGAAAACACGGATTAACGAATCATATTTTTAATTAAGGTGAGATCACTCAAAATAAATTATGGCTTTATTAATATATACGTATAAGTTTGTTTATAGACCGTCCAACGCAAAATAAATAAAGTAGCAAAgtatccagttattattattattattaatattattattattattattattattattattattattattattgttgttgttgttgttgttgttgttaatactagataagctaaaaccctaattggaaaagcaagatgctataaacacaagggctccaacagggaaagaatagcccagtgaggaaaggaaacaaggaaataaataaacgacaggagaagtaatgaacaattaaaataaaatatcttaaaaacagtaacaacattaaaacagacatttcgtaCATAAAATATGATAAGAATTATGTCAGTCAGTATACAATGCAAGGGTCATTTTAATCTGAGGGGATTAATTAGGTCACGGAGACGGAGGTCACAAAGATACAGTATAGCGTGACCGCGTTTCCCAAAGGTCATACATTATTGGGAATCATCGTCCAGTTTGGATCGCGGGTTTGGAATGTATTACGATAGCAGTgctattaattaaagaaaaaaaatgttttatataccgTTTTAATGAACGTATGAGGTTTCCCTTTAATTAACGTTCCAGTCTTTATTGTATCTTTTGAGAAAATAAGATACTTAGTTATAAGAATAAAAGGCACCAATAATTAATTTCGGGGAGAGGAAAGCCAGTCCAGTAATATGatgtaaataaatgaatttatcTTTTTACAAAATTCATTCCTTATTGCAATATTCGTTTTCAATATACGAAGGAATCGTTATTAAcgtaatttatttttatcatttaatcaGTTttctatgaaattatgttaatactaCCAGACTGAATATTAaggtaaagaatataatgaaattagtgGATTACTCCAGCTGGTTGCATTTCAAAGAAattattctttacattcagatcttcccggacagttccatcctgttcgtaataacagtcatgtagttaattctaatagtctggccttctccgtcatgaggctcaataatacacagtattctggaagttttattccagctgtgaccaagttgtggaatgatcctcctaatcgggttgttgaatcggtaaaactttaaaagttcaaacttgcagaaaatgtgtttatgttgaacaggctgacttaagtctctttatagtttatacatgaaatatctgttctgatattgtttctgtttttgaaatcttttattttgattattcattacttcacttatcgtttatttatttccttatttcctttcctcagtgtgctatttttttcttgttggagcccttgggctagcatcttgctttttcaactagggttgtagcttagctcgtaataataataataatgataataataataataatattaataataataataataataataataatattttgcctCAAGAAAAGTCTGTGACTCACTCCAgtatttaaaaagaagaaaatagtgtTTACCTACTTAGCGTTTTTACAAGCTCAACTGACATTGTTAAGGCCATTACAACTTCGCGTGATATACATAAAGTTTTCTAAATTTCTAGCctatttaactgaaaaaaaaagcttttacaatgaaagacagaaaaaataaatatttttgaaaatttgagTTGTAGGTAAGGCTCGCAACCGCTAACTATGACTAATGAAACCTACGGTTATATGAAGCTTTAAACACTGCTAAGTACAAATGATAAACAAATAGAGAGTTTATATATTCCTAAACATATTAGAATAATGCGACTAATGAGGTGATCTAAGACAGATatcactatttatttttatttactgggAATAAATAACTTTTTCGTTGGTACCCTTCAGTCTAGGCACTGTTTTTAGGCCTTTTGGTTTTACAGTATTTTACAAAACTAcgtattgtacaatatatattcttttttatgctATCTTTCGTTCACACTAAGCCTATCTTCTTCATTccagtttatataattttcttttaagtctaTCCTTTTCAGCCATGACTATGACAGCTTTCTCAGTGTTAAGTTTTAAATCTGTAAAAATTCAAATTGAACTGTCAGGAGAACTCATAGCACAAACTACACAAATTCACCTAAGTCCTATAGCTCTTAGGTGTAAGGATACACAGGTGATATAACCAACACATACACTTTCCCCCTGCGAAAACCTCTGAAGAAAAGctaagaaaaaataacattaaaactctGACACATTAGAAacatttacctttattattattatcaataataataataataataataataataataataataataataatgatattattattattattatcattattattattattattattattattattattattattattattattattattattattattattattattattatcacttgctgagctacaaccctacttggaaaagcaggggccccaacagggcatatagcccagtgaggaaattaaaccaggaaaaataaaatattttaagaacagtaacaacattaaaataaatatctaactCGACCTAAACCAAAATCCTAGCATAACGCCTTCGTAAATGACCACAACAGTCTTCAGGAACCGACCACGGATCCTTGGTATAGATCACTTCCTCCCTTAATCCAGCCTTCAGTTTCCTCGGTCAATGGGGCTAAGGGCGTGGCTCTATATAAGCATCTATTGACACTTCTAATGGTTTCCGACTTGCGTCGAAGCATCCGGACTGGAAGGATCCAGCTGCCTGGAATCATCCAGCTGACTGGAAGGATTCTTCAGGATGTGGTGGTCATTGCAGGTGAGATGTCAATGGCATGTCAGGTTTCGGGGGTCAAGGTTTGGTGATTTGATGAAGTTGGGTCAA
The DNA window shown above is from Palaemon carinicauda isolate YSFRI2023 chromosome 37, ASM3689809v2, whole genome shotgun sequence and carries:
- the LOC137629327 gene encoding neurotrophin 1-like, coding for MLRRKSETIRSVNRCLYRATPLAPLTEETEGWIKGGSDLYQGSVIFVIAKVLASDEPDASPEAVTIPTLTPWRHPSVYSYYPTAFKNAQKHRIGTPACAKNTTKSWCLEDADYPTSEIKQAATFHRNGVLALYQDVDVTTGNSVDRPGTLEEETYLCPSDTKYVKPLRAVNVRGIWRIIVNNVDIFFKSIVQSVRIEECLTSGDACPLVPTCYDTQCLQKSIYHRFLVYDPFDYYFPFAVETFKLPASCACVIGSYSI